One segment of Stappia sp. 28M-7 DNA contains the following:
- a CDS encoding dihydroorotate dehydrogenase electron transfer subunit, with the protein MTSVLTRPASALGGRPQPVVFERDLDVLSNDPVNGEYMRLVLAAPREMLDLCRAGQFFNLLCPVLGGETPYLRRPMSIYGFYPERGELHFLYKVAGAGTRALAQLREGDALNVMGPLGQGFRIDDDWQRLVLVARGVGLATLAPLALEANRLGRHLTAICSARHPDLLMSIDYFRELGAEIVPVTDAEGTSSLEHLETVIEERIADPGIDAFYTCGSNRLLTLLQRIGKRHGIPGEIALEQQMACGLGMCHCCVRPFRKGDKTVQLRVCREGPVFDIQEAMPW; encoded by the coding sequence ATGACCAGCGTTCTGACAAGACCCGCGTCCGCCCTCGGCGGACGGCCGCAACCCGTTGTCTTCGAGCGGGACCTCGACGTGCTCTCCAACGATCCGGTCAACGGCGAGTACATGCGCCTCGTCCTGGCCGCCCCGCGCGAGATGCTCGACTTGTGCCGTGCCGGCCAGTTCTTCAACCTGCTGTGCCCGGTGCTCGGCGGCGAGACGCCCTATCTGCGCCGGCCGATGAGCATCTACGGCTTCTATCCCGAGCGCGGCGAGCTGCATTTCCTCTACAAGGTGGCAGGCGCCGGCACCCGGGCGCTGGCCCAGCTGCGCGAGGGCGATGCGCTCAACGTCATGGGTCCGCTCGGCCAGGGCTTCCGCATCGACGACGACTGGCAGCGGCTGGTGCTCGTCGCCCGCGGCGTCGGCCTTGCAACGCTCGCGCCGCTGGCGCTGGAGGCCAACCGCCTCGGCCGCCATCTGACCGCGATCTGCAGCGCCCGCCATCCGGACCTGTTGATGTCCATCGACTATTTCCGCGAGCTGGGGGCCGAGATCGTTCCGGTCACCGACGCGGAAGGCACCTCGTCGCTCGAACATCTGGAGACGGTGATCGAGGAGCGGATCGCGGATCCCGGCATCGACGCCTTCTACACCTGCGGCTCCAACCGCCTGCTGACCCTGTTGCAGCGCATCGGCAAGCGCCACGGCATTCCGGGCGAGATCGCGCTGGAGCAGCAGATGGCCTGCGGTCTGGGCATGTGCCACTGCTGCGTCCGGCCGTTCCGCAAGGGCGACAAGACCGTGCAGCTGCGCGTGTGCCGCGAAGGTCCCGTCTTCGATATCCAGGAGGCCATGCCATGGTAG
- a CDS encoding Zn-dependent hydrolase, with product MTALRKSGAYDRAEELRLAGFLFDEIARMSPDVEGVSRPAFSDIETKTLSFLEDFARREGLEVWYDAGLNANFCLPGDRDAERYTVIGSHVDSVPFGGNFDGLAGVVAGLLCLVRARREGAKFAFPVHVLAMRGEESAWFGPCYIGSKALTGTLSASDLAARHKGDGRTLDAHMEAIGIDMAPVRAGKPLIDLSRIEAYLEVHIEQGPLLIGKAVPAAVVSGIRGNIRYRSLRCIGEAGHSGAVPRAFRRDPVLAMADLLVRLDESWATILAKGDDLVLTSGIVGTDPEKHAMTRIPDQVSFSLDIRSQSARVLDEMRDLLKTEMAQIERDRKVRFELDEELRVAPALCDAGLVARLSKAMETVGQEPFVMASGGGHDAAVFSAAGVPAGMVFVRNRNGSHNPQEAMELPDLLSATDIVHQYLMVAP from the coding sequence GTGACCGCGCTGAGGAAGTCCGGGGCCTACGACCGCGCCGAGGAGCTGCGCCTTGCCGGCTTCCTCTTCGACGAGATCGCGCGCATGTCGCCGGACGTGGAAGGCGTCAGCCGTCCGGCCTTTTCCGACATCGAGACGAAGACGCTGTCCTTCCTGGAGGACTTCGCCCGTCGCGAGGGGCTGGAGGTCTGGTACGACGCCGGGCTCAACGCCAATTTCTGCCTGCCGGGCGACCGCGATGCGGAGCGCTACACGGTCATCGGTTCGCATGTCGACAGCGTTCCCTTCGGCGGCAATTTCGACGGTCTCGCCGGTGTCGTCGCCGGTCTGCTGTGCCTTGTGCGGGCGCGGCGCGAGGGGGCCAAGTTCGCCTTCCCGGTGCATGTGCTTGCCATGCGCGGCGAGGAAAGCGCCTGGTTCGGCCCGTGCTACATCGGCTCCAAGGCGCTGACCGGCACGCTGTCCGCCTCCGACCTTGCCGCCCGCCACAAGGGCGATGGCCGCACGCTCGATGCGCATATGGAAGCCATCGGCATCGACATGGCGCCGGTGCGCGCCGGAAAGCCGCTGATCGACCTGTCGCGGATCGAGGCCTATCTCGAGGTGCATATCGAGCAGGGGCCGCTGCTGATCGGCAAGGCGGTTCCGGCCGCCGTGGTGTCGGGCATTCGCGGCAACATCCGCTATCGCTCCCTGCGCTGCATCGGCGAGGCCGGCCATTCGGGCGCCGTGCCGCGCGCCTTCCGCCGCGATCCGGTGCTGGCCATGGCCGATCTCCTGGTGCGGCTCGACGAAAGCTGGGCAACGATTCTCGCCAAGGGCGACGATCTGGTGCTGACCAGCGGCATCGTCGGCACTGACCCGGAAAAGCACGCGATGACGCGCATTCCCGACCAGGTGTCCTTCAGTCTCGACATCCGCAGCCAGAGCGCCCGGGTGCTGGACGAGATGCGCGACCTGCTGAAGACGGAGATGGCGCAGATCGAGCGGGACCGGAAAGTGCGGTTCGAGCTCGACGAGGAGTTGCGCGTTGCCCCCGCCCTGTGCGATGCCGGTCTCGTCGCGCGCCTGAGCAAGGCCATGGAGACAGTCGGCCAGGAGCCGTTCGTGATGGCGAGCGGCGGCGGACACGATGCGGCGGTCTTCTCGGCCGCCGGCGTGCCGGCCGGCATGGTCTTCGTGCGCAATCGCAACGGCTCGCACAATCCGCAGGAGGCGATGGAGCTGCCCGATCTCCTTTCCGCCACCGATATCGTCCATCAATATCTTATGGTTGCGCCATGA
- a CDS encoding TRAP transporter large permease, with the protein MILLFLIVALAVVLLIAGFEMFLVLGVPALLVKQFFYGTLPDPVVVQKIVGGINHSTLLAIPFFILAAELMGEGQIARRLTSLVQSLLGHRKGGIGYTIVGGSMAFGSVSGSAPATVAAMGRLVYPEMRKAGFSDKFSLGLIASSAETALLIPPSITFIIYGWMTGTSVARLFVAGMAVGLVLGLVFAIMVAIEARRAGVSAGERTSWGERLRAVAHSGWALGMPAIILGGIYSGVFTPTEAAAVSVVYAIFVEMVVFRELTLKKLFKVTERAAVSTAIIFILLALGGLLSYFITLAQIPGQILEFLAAVDAGPIVFLLVVNVVFLIAGMFIDPNSALLILVPPLYPVAMAMGIDPVHFGMIVTLNISAGMITPPFGLDLFVASSTLGKPVMTIISGIWPFVIANLVALGIITYIPSISTFLPNLVFG; encoded by the coding sequence GATGTTTCTCGTGCTCGGCGTGCCGGCGCTTCTGGTCAAGCAGTTCTTCTACGGCACCCTGCCGGATCCGGTCGTGGTGCAGAAGATCGTCGGCGGCATCAATCATTCGACGCTGCTCGCCATTCCCTTCTTCATCCTGGCGGCGGAGCTGATGGGCGAGGGCCAGATCGCCCGCCGTCTCACCAGCCTCGTCCAGTCGCTGCTCGGCCATCGCAAGGGCGGCATCGGCTACACCATCGTCGGCGGCTCGATGGCCTTCGGCTCCGTGTCCGGCTCGGCGCCGGCGACGGTGGCGGCGATGGGCCGGCTGGTCTATCCGGAAATGCGCAAGGCCGGCTTCAGCGACAAGTTCTCGCTCGGCCTCATCGCCTCCAGCGCCGAGACGGCGCTGCTGATCCCGCCGTCGATCACCTTCATCATCTACGGCTGGATGACCGGCACCTCGGTCGCGCGCCTGTTCGTCGCCGGCATGGCGGTCGGCCTGGTGCTGGGCCTCGTCTTCGCCATCATGGTCGCCATCGAGGCGCGCCGCGCCGGGGTTTCGGCCGGCGAGCGCACGTCCTGGGGCGAGCGTCTGCGCGCCGTGGCGCATTCCGGCTGGGCGCTCGGCATGCCGGCGATCATCCTCGGCGGCATCTATTCGGGCGTCTTCACCCCGACCGAGGCCGCTGCCGTCAGCGTCGTCTACGCCATCTTCGTCGAGATGGTGGTGTTCCGCGAGCTGACCTTGAAGAAGCTGTTCAAGGTGACCGAGCGGGCGGCCGTGTCCACCGCCATCATCTTCATCCTGCTGGCGCTCGGCGGCCTGCTCTCCTACTTCATCACGCTGGCGCAGATCCCCGGGCAGATCCTGGAGTTCCTGGCTGCCGTCGATGCGGGACCGATCGTCTTCCTGCTGGTGGTCAACGTCGTCTTCCTGATCGCGGGCATGTTCATCGATCCGAATTCGGCGCTGCTGATCCTCGTGCCGCCGCTCTACCCGGTGGCGATGGCGATGGGCATCGACCCGGTGCATTTCGGCATGATCGTCACGCTGAACATCTCCGCCGGCATGATCACGCCACCCTTCGGGCTCGATCTGTTCGTGGCGTCCTCGACGCTCGGCAAGCCGGTGATGACGATCATTTCCGGCATCTGGCCCTTCGTGATCGCCAATCTCGTGGCCCTCGGGATCATCACCTACATCCCGTCGATCTCCACCTTCCTGCCCAATCTGGTGTTCGGATGA
- a CDS encoding dihydroorotate dehydrogenase produces MVDLSVDIAGLTLKNPIMPASGTFSEELAEVFDIECLGAHVTKTITRGLRDGNPTPRVCEVGSSMLNSIGIPSKGVGAFLDKVVPFYQAYETPLVVSISGNTADEFARLCSEVTVEGVAAIEVNISCPNIEEDGKAFAIRPSSTYDVMQKLRAATHLPLWAKLTPNTGETPEVARAAQEGGADALVVANTLLAMAIDIRTRRPKLGNLMGGLSGPSLKPIALRMAYQCAKSTTIPVIGCGGISTAEDVIEFLIAGATAVQVGTATFINPTAMVTVIAELERYLEREKLSSVRDLIGTLIDEEQKEGVVFMEAAP; encoded by the coding sequence ATGGTAGACCTGTCCGTCGACATCGCCGGCTTGACGCTGAAGAACCCGATCATGCCGGCTTCGGGCACCTTCTCGGAGGAACTGGCCGAGGTCTTCGACATCGAGTGCCTCGGCGCCCATGTCACCAAGACGATCACCCGGGGCCTGCGCGACGGCAATCCGACGCCGCGCGTGTGCGAGGTCGGTTCGTCGATGCTCAATTCCATCGGCATCCCGAGCAAGGGCGTCGGCGCGTTCCTCGACAAGGTGGTGCCGTTCTACCAGGCCTACGAGACGCCGCTGGTCGTCTCGATCTCCGGCAACACGGCGGACGAGTTCGCTCGCCTGTGCTCGGAAGTGACGGTGGAGGGCGTTGCCGCCATCGAGGTCAACATCTCCTGTCCGAACATCGAGGAAGACGGCAAGGCCTTCGCCATCCGTCCCTCCTCGACTTACGACGTGATGCAGAAGCTGCGCGCGGCGACGCATCTGCCGCTGTGGGCGAAGCTGACGCCGAACACCGGCGAGACGCCGGAAGTGGCGCGCGCGGCGCAGGAAGGCGGCGCCGACGCGCTGGTCGTCGCCAACACGCTGCTGGCCATGGCCATCGACATCCGCACCCGGCGGCCGAAGCTCGGCAACCTGATGGGCGGCCTGTCGGGCCCCTCGCTGAAGCCCATCGCCCTGCGCATGGCCTATCAGTGCGCCAAGTCGACGACCATTCCGGTGATCGGCTGCGGCGGCATCTCCACCGCCGAGGACGTGATCGAGTTCCTCATCGCCGGTGCCACCGCCGTGCAGGTGGGCACCGCCACCTTCATCAATCCGACCGCGATGGTGACCGTCATCGCCGAGCTGGAGCGCTATCTGGAGCGCGAGAAGCTCTCGTCCGTCCGCGACCTGATCGGCACGCTGATCGACGAGGAGCAGAAGGAGGGCGTCGTGTTCATGGAGGCAGCACCGTGA
- the pyrC gene encoding dihydroorotase: protein MTQLTIRTPDDWHLHLRDGAMLAGVLPHSSADFARAIIMPNLVPPVVTTAQAEAYRQRILAALPEGHDFTPLMVLYLTEGTEADDVEAGFRSGLVKAVKLYPAGATTNSHGGVRDFSKVTAVLERMAEIGLPLCVHGEVTDPDVDIFDREAVFLEKVLDPLRRRIPGLRVVLEHVTTRNGVEYVRSQEKDLAATITVHHLMINRNAIFAGGIRPHYYCLPVAKREEHRLALREAATSGDARFFLGTDSAPHVDPAKECGCGCAGIYTAPNAMACLAHVFEEEGALDKLEAFASLNGPAFYRLPPNEGQLVLEKREEPVPVPDKVVTGDGTVTVFDPMVPVRWTVAARRS, encoded by the coding sequence ATGACACAGCTGACGATCCGGACGCCCGACGACTGGCATCTCCACCTGCGCGACGGGGCGATGCTCGCCGGCGTCCTGCCGCACAGCTCCGCCGATTTCGCGCGTGCGATCATCATGCCGAACCTCGTGCCGCCGGTGGTCACCACCGCCCAGGCGGAAGCCTATCGCCAGCGCATTCTCGCCGCCCTGCCCGAGGGGCACGACTTCACGCCCCTGATGGTGCTCTATCTGACCGAAGGCACCGAGGCGGACGACGTCGAGGCGGGCTTTCGCAGCGGCCTCGTCAAGGCGGTGAAGCTCTATCCGGCCGGCGCCACCACCAATTCGCATGGCGGCGTGCGCGACTTCTCCAAGGTCACCGCGGTGCTGGAGCGCATGGCCGAGATCGGCCTGCCGCTTTGCGTGCACGGCGAGGTGACCGATCCTGACGTCGACATCTTCGACCGCGAAGCGGTGTTCCTGGAAAAGGTGCTCGATCCGCTGCGCCGGCGCATTCCGGGCCTGCGCGTCGTGCTGGAGCATGTGACGACGCGCAACGGCGTCGAGTATGTGCGTTCGCAGGAGAAGGATCTCGCCGCGACGATCACGGTTCACCACCTGATGATCAACCGCAACGCCATCTTCGCCGGCGGCATCCGCCCGCACTACTACTGCCTGCCCGTGGCCAAGCGCGAGGAGCACCGGCTGGCGCTGCGCGAGGCCGCGACCTCGGGCGACGCGCGCTTCTTCCTCGGCACCGATTCGGCACCGCATGTGGATCCGGCGAAGGAATGCGGCTGCGGCTGCGCCGGCATCTACACCGCGCCGAACGCGATGGCCTGCCTTGCCCATGTCTTCGAGGAGGAGGGCGCGCTCGACAAGCTCGAGGCCTTCGCCTCGCTCAACGGGCCGGCCTTCTACCGCCTGCCGCCGAACGAGGGCCAGCTGGTGCTGGAAAAGCGCGAGGAGCCGGTCCCGGTGCCGGACAAGGTGGTGACGGGCGACGGTACGGTCACGGTTTTCGATCCCATGGTGCCGGTCCGCTGGACGGTCGCGGCCCGCAGGTCGTAA